A section of the Primulina eburnea isolate SZY01 chromosome 1, ASM2296580v1, whole genome shotgun sequence genome encodes:
- the LOC140829637 gene encoding cocosin 1-like: MELNLAPQVSDNTLVEVDGVGAYHEWTPAKSPLLKAGKLGVGKLVLQARGFALPHYSNCAKIGYVIQGECTVGMIQPTSPHEQVLIIRKGDAIPVPLGAISWWFNGGDSALTIVFLGETTRSYNPGQIDYFLLSGPISLHVAFSSEFFTKTYNITEDEAHKLTKSQTGPLIVKLDDQIAIPQQANIEKTGVYASIIDCHDISAENLPLLEKVGLSASLARLKPGAVFGPSYSAEQSYRMFYAIAGNGKIQIVGLNGALALDGVVEEGEMFVVPSFFTVGLIAGGEGMDLFSIITSSRPKIVDLGGKLSPWKAMSSSVVQASLNVDAEFVIFFKSKLVI, from the exons atGGAGTTGAACTTAGCGCCGCAAGTGTCCGACAACACGCTGGTTGAAGTAGACGGCGTCGGAGCGTATCACGAGTGGACACCGGCTAAATCTCCTCTTCTCAAGGCGGGGAAGCTGGGCGTTGGAAAGTTAGTCCTGCAGGCTCGCGGCTTCGCTCTGCCTCACTATTCCAACTGCGCCAAGATCGGTTATGTTATTCAAG GTGAATGTACGGTTGGAATGATACAACCAACCAGTCCACACGAACAGGTCCTAATCATCAGAAAAGGAGATGCCATTCCTGTTCCTCTCGGAGCCATTTCATGGTGGTTCAACGGCGGCGATTCAGCCTTAACCATCGTGTTTCTGGGCGAGACAACCCGATCCTACAATCCGGGCCAGATCGACTACTTCCTCCTCTCCGGACCCATCAGTCTCCACGTGGCTTTTTCCTCGGAATTCTTCACCAAGACCTACAACATCACGGAAGACGAAGCACATAAGCTCACCAAATCCCAAACAGGTCCATTAATAGTCAAGCTTGATGATCAAATAGCCATTCCCCAGCAAGCAAACATTGAGAAAACGGGAGTTTATGCATCCATTATCGATTGCCATGATATCTCGGCTGAGAATCTTCCGTTGCTTGAAAAAGTTGGACTCAGCGCCAGCCTGGCGCGGCTCAAGCCTGGGGCCGTGTTCGGGCCCTCTTATTCCGCCGAACAATCGTATCGTATGTTTTACGCAATTGCAGGGAATGGGAAGATTCAAATTGTTGGTTTAAATGGTGCTCTAGCATTGGATGGCGTAGTTGAAGAAGGTGAAATGTTCGTGGTGCCGAGTTTTTTCACGGTCGGGCTGATAGCTGGTGGAGAGGGAATGGATTTGTTCTCTATCATCACCTCTTCAAG GCCAAAAATTGTAGACTTGGGTGGAAAATTGTCACCTTGGAAAGCTATGTCTTCATCAGTGGTACAAGCCTCCTTGAATGTGGATGCTGAGTTTGTGATATTCTTCAAGTCAAAGCTTGTCATTTGA